A single window of Candoia aspera isolate rCanAsp1 chromosome 3, rCanAsp1.hap2, whole genome shotgun sequence DNA harbors:
- the LOC134492930 gene encoding uncharacterized protein LOC134492930, protein MDLMAGARHLPNFRELPRNDQNLQEPSYSTALPLEEDDRKHDTPGLNECSGDSLFLQRISTIREVPTYSCPLSNNVPAKPPSSLDSCSLGIFPKEQHPDADSDYYGPSTEPYNLEFKDTKKSQPCNFVGSQITRPISVSSKAGCDNVESKDKNVILEPPITITGRKEQVINGDLYPSLKEQFAPTHQSPCPVLLTSRLPTELLVSNKSLPGTPSKQKQSLEAMNKQTHLEYDDVSSSDDEDRLVIEI, encoded by the exons gctggagctcgacatctcCCGAATTTCCGAGAGCTCCCac GAAATGACCAAAATCTGCAAGAGCCATCTTACAGTACAGCTCTCCCTTTGGAAGAGGATGATAGGAAACAT GATACTCCTGGACTTAACGAATGCTCAGGTGACAGCTTATTTCTTCAAAGAATTTCTACAATTCGAGAAGTTCCTACATACTCCTGTCCACTGTCTAATAATGTACCAGCAAAACCCCCCAGCAGCCTAGATAGTTGCTCCTTAGGAATCTTTCCAAAAGAACAACACCCAGATGCGGATTCTGACTACTATGGGCCTTCCACTGAACCTTATAATTTGGAATTCAAAGATACAAAGAAGAGCCAACCATGTAACTTTGTGGGATCACAGATTACTAGACCGATTTCTGTCAGTTCAAAAGCAGGCTGTGATAACGTAGAATCAAAGGACAAAAATGTTATTCTAGAGCCTCCTATTACTAtcacaggaagaaaagaacaagtCATAAATGGAGATTTGTATCCTTCTTTAAAAGAGCAATTTGCTCCCACACACCAAAGTCCATGTCCTGTTTTGCTCACTTCAAGACTACCTACTGAGTTGTTGGTTTCAAATAAATCCTTACCTGGAACTCCATCTAAACAAAAGCAAAGCTTGGAAGCAATGAATAAGCAAACTCATTTGGAATACGACGACGTAAGCAGCAGTGATGATGAAGATAGATTGGTTATAGAAATCTAA